The Methanobrevibacter sp. genomic interval TGCTGCAGGATGACCTCCTGTAATAGCTGTAATGAATAAAGGTGAGTTTAATTTTTTACCAAAAACCTCAGTTGATAAATCGATTTCATTTTTATCTATTTCAGGCAAAACATTATGAATTAATTCAATATCTTCAAATCCAGTAGTTTTATCCTTAAACTCAACATCATAATTTTCACAAATTAATAAATGCTCTAATTTTCTATCTGAAATCATGTATTAATTTCCCCTTGAAATTATAGTTCCTTTTACATCCTTGTTTTCTAGTACATTGAAAATATTATCTTCAACTTCGGCATTTATTATTTTAGATTCAATTCCTAAATCTGCTAAATATAAAAGTTCCTTAATTTTTCCAACCATACCACCTGTTACATCAACATTGGTGGTTCCTTCTAATGTGTCCAAGTCTTTAAGTGATGTGAACTTATCAAAAAATATTGCATCGTCATGTGTTTTAGGATTTTTATTATAAACCCCATCCACGTCAGTTCCTAAGATAACCTGTTCAGGATTGAGATTTTTTGCCAGATACTGTATGAGCTGATCGCCTGAAATAACACAAAATTCCAACTCATTATCCAAAACAACATCCCCATAAATTACTGGAATAAATCCTTTTTTTAAATAGTTTTTAAATAAATCCAAATTGCCTGCAGTTATTCTTTTATTGGTTGCAGTAATAAAACTAGAAGCAGGAACTGCAATAACAGGCAACCCCTCATTTATAAAAGATTCACAAATGAACATGTTTAATTTTTTAACTTCAT includes:
- a CDS encoding isopentenyl phosphate kinase, which codes for MIILKIGGSILTNKDSTISEVNPISLKRIASEIKASMDASPKQLVIVHGAGSFGHPPAKKHKIGEEFDESEYPQKRLGFCEIQNEVKKLNMFICESFINEGLPVIAVPASSFITATNKRITAGNLDLFKNYLKKGFIPVIYGDVVLDNELEFCVISGDQLIQYLAKNLNPEQVILGTDVDGVYNKNPKTHDDAIFFDKFTSLKDLDTLEGTTNVDVTGGMVGKIKELLYLADLGIESKIINAEVEDNIFNVLENKDVKGTIISRGN